Below is a genomic region from Brassica oleracea var. oleracea cultivar TO1000 chromosome C9, BOL, whole genome shotgun sequence.
CGGCAAGATCTCGCCGCGAACCGCCGGGGAGAATACGATTCCGAAGAGGAAGAAGAAGGAGAGATTCGGTACGAAGACGCACCGGAGAACGAGAATGGTGAAGAGGACGAGACGGTTAGGGGTAAGATCAGGAGCGGAGGGAGCGTTGTGAGTGTGGAGGCGGTTCAGGAGATGGAGATGGTGATGGAGCAAGTGTTCACGGCCGCTGCAGCTTTGAAGAGAGCTTACGTGGCGCTTCAGGACGCTCACTCTCCTTGGGATCCGGAGAAGATGCACGACGCTGACGTGGCGATGGTGGCTGAGCTGAGGAGGATCGGGACTCTTAGAGAGAGATTCAGGAGGATGAAGGGCGGTGGCCGGAGGAAGAACGACGGAGGCAGAGGATTGCTGAGAGAGGCGGTGGCGCCGTACGAAGCCGTCGTGAAGGAGCTGAAGAAAGAAGCGAAGGCGAAAGACGCTGAGATTGAGAATCTCAAGGAGAAAGTCAAAGCAATGGTCAACGGTAACGGTAACGGAGGCAAGAAACACCGTCTGCTTTCAAGCCGGAAAGTTAACTGCACAACGCAAGTTGCTGTTTCTCCCGTACCGGAGTTATTCGAGATGACGATGAGTCAGGTGAAAGAAGCTTCGAAGTCCTTCACAAGGATACTACTGTCTCTGATGCGAGCTGCGCGTTGGGACATTGCAGCTGCTGTTCGGTCCATCGAAGCTGCTTCAGCTGCATCAGACGGTGGCATGTCTACTACAGCTTCTGCGTTAGCTTCATCTGTCCCCAACGGGCACGCGAAGTTCGCTCTTGAGTCTTACATCTGTCGAAAAATCTTCCAAGGGTTTGATCACGAGACGTTTTACATGGACGGAAGCTTGTCTTCTCTTATCAACCCGGATCAGTACCGTCGCGACTGCTTTGCTCAGTTCAAAGACATGAAGGCAATGGACCCCATGGAGCTGCTTGGGATCTTGCCGACTTGCCATTTTGGTAAGTTCTGCTCGAAGAAGTACCTTTCGATCATTCACAACAAGATGGAGGAGTCGTTGTTCGGGGACTCGGAGCAGCGGGAGGTGGTTCTTGCTGGTAACCATCCAAGAAGTCAGTTCTATGGAGAGTTTTTGGGGTTAGCCAAAGCGGTCTGGCTGCTTCATCTCTTGGCCTTTTCGCTCGATCCATCCCCGAGTCACTTTGAAGCAAACAGAGGAGCAGAGTATCACTCTCAGTACATGGAGAGTGTGGTGAGGTTTCCGGATGGACGTGTTCCTGCGGGTCAGGTGGTGGGGTTTCCTGTTTGTCCAGGATTCAAGCTTAGCCATCAAGGGAAAGGATCGATCATCAAATCCAGAGTTTACTTGGTTCCAAGGGCGTAAAACGGTTTTATTGAGTTCACTCTTTGTAGTAACGTCATGTTGTTGTGTTGTTATGATAAATCTAGCTTTTGTAAGAAATAAAGAGACCGTTCTAATAAGTGTTTTAAAATTCGATAAGAATGTTTCATTATTAATCTAACTGACGAAAGCTCAGGTAACATAGAAGTGTATATATAACAATTCGACGTCTTATAACGAATAATGTAATAAGGTATATGTTCTTTTAGACGAGGGATCTGGGGAATCAATCTAACAATACTTCTCTTAGAAACACTTTCTTCACCTGTCACAGAGTAAATAGAAACAGAGAGAATAAGATTAAAGAGCTTTTATCATCATTAGAAAGTAAAAGAGAATACGGAGATGAATTCAAGTTTACTTGTTCAAGTGTGAGGAACATAACAACGTTCCAAGTTCCTAGCCGCGTAAAATTCGGGAGGAATCCTTTGTAGAAGGCCATAATCCCCTGTAAATATACCAAAACAGAGCACATATGATAGGTTTAGAAAGAGAAAGAGAAAGTGTTGTGCTACTCGAAAAAAGATGATTTGGTAAAAGATATCAATGAACCTCAGTCTTCATGGTTTTGATGAAGCAATCGATTGTGTTACGGTAAGTAGAGTCTCCCATCATTCTAGATTTCACCTGTGATCAACATACAAAATGAACCATGGCTGTTTCAAGTAAAATATACCAAATACATCATTTTTTTTTCCAGTAAATCTAATTTCTCCTTTGGTTTGCTAAGCAAGAGGTCAGAAACATGAAGGTGGAAGACAGACACATCTGAGATGCCTGCCTCAATGTCATTTTCGAGGTAGTGCTATGTCTATTTATTGTCCATATACAAGTTGTTTTAAACAAAGGAGAGATACATGAGTTGTGTAAGAAGGTTCAATCTTTACCATCTAAATCAATCATAACTAGTGTCTTGTGTTTGTTCTTTTTAAAAAGTCGTTAGTTTAGGCATTTAGTTGTTTCAGATCTATCAATTCACTCTTCTTAAAGTGAATTTACATATACTAGCTACAAAAATTGATAGAGACAAGAAGCTAAATGACCTTTGTATTCTTGCTGTTGTTTTTATGTAGAAGGAAGAAAAACGAATGGCTTACCACATCAACTGGAGAACCGATACAAACAGCAAAGAATCCAGCAGCTAAACCAGCTAGCAGATGAGTTAGAACACTGTCTCCAAATCCTGGAATTTTCATAATTGTCTGCATGTGTATACAAGTATTAAACACACAAACAAATGGCTAACCAACCAACACACAAGTAGATGCCAAACAGATCTTTATAAAACAATAAAGAAAACATTTTTAATGAGTTAAAAGAAAATATCACACACCTCCTTGATTTGATCATAACTAGCTAGCTCTGCAGCGTTTACAATAGCGTTCCTTGCTATATTAGGACCAAGCCCTGTCCACAGCGCACTAACTCCTTCCTGTTTTATAATTCAAAACTCTCTATTAATTTTGACATTTTGATCAGAAGATTAGTTTACTAACCATCTTCACTATGGTGAAATAAGCGTCTACAGCTCCGGCATAACGCTTAGGAACCCCAGCTGGTAGTTTTCCTTCTGACTGAAGCCGAACTTTTACAAGATCGGTTGGATTAGCTACTATGATTGCTATAGCTCCTGTTGTCACCAAAAGAAAAGATTCATTTTATTTAATGTCAAGCTTTCACTCAGATTATATTATAAATCAAGAACAGAACTCACCGGTTAACAAAGCTGCAAGGATCTTCTGATATAATGGAATATCCCCAATAAAGTCACTTCCAACCAAAAATGTCTTGACCTGGTGATCGATATTGTCATCAATAAGAGAGTACATAGAACAAGCAGTAGTAATGTGAGACTCACAGGCTCATATAAACCAATTCTTAAGCCACCATAGATACACTGACGATGCAGTCCTGCAATAACGCCTTTCCAAAGCCCAGAGATACCTTCTTCTCTTGCTATGGTAGAGAGAGTACCCAAGGAGCCTCTGTACTTGGGCAGATTATCACCGTCTCCGGTGGGGATCTTTCTTTGGAGCTGAAGCCTAACTTTAGCTGTGTCCAACGGCACGGTACATAACTGCAACATCAATCAATCAGGGTTGACTCAAGGAAGGCTACAACAAACATAACTGAAAACACACACATAAAAGTCATGTCTTTTGAACAAAAACGTTGAAATGTAAGTAACTCCCACATTATCATTAATTAAAATAAGCGTCACGAAAATTTCAAAGGAAAGAAAAAGAAGCTACCACCTAGGATGGTCTAGTCTACAACTTAAAGTCTCTTTAACTTTATCTAGATTGTTCATCAATAAACTAACTAACTAACTAAAGACTCTGACTTTCAATCTGCGAATGCTCTGCGTTGAATCAAATCCAATGAGAAAGCTAAGAGAGAAAATGATCATCTCGCACTAGATATATATATATACCTCTGCGAAACAAGCTGCGAAAGCGCTGCAAATGAAGGTTTCGAGAAACGAAATCTCGATCCTGGGGTTGAGATCCGCCATTGTTGTTGCTGTGTAAAGACAAGAGCGAAATCTCGGGAGCACCGACTGGGGCAAATGAAGAAAGGAGCTAACTTTCTCCTGTAATGATAGATTCTTAAAGATGGGTTCGATCAATGATTTAGAGTGGAAATGAAGATAAGTTCTTTTTCTAGATCAAGAGACGTTGCAATGGCGTCACGAATTCAGGAAAAACAAGTACAGAGTCTCAATCCATCGTGTCATGATGATTACTATTCCCACATTGTTTCTTTTTCTAATTTTTTTTTTAATTTATTAAGGTCCCTTTTTTTTTTTTTTATCTCTGTTCTAATCAGCATTAAACACGTCGTTAGCCAATGATTAGGATATAGAAATTAGAGACCCTCCATCTCCTTTGGAAGGTTACTTGGAACGTGATCCAGTCAGGGCCTTTGTCAGTTTTTCGTCCCCGCTGACTGATCAAGGATCTTGTACCGCTCCATCCATGTGCCATGATGGCCCATGAGTTGCAAACCAATTGAAACCATGGTGACATAAGCTTCAGGTCTCGTGATGTCATAGCTTCCAAGAGCGATAAATAATCGGAATCCTACAAAATATATTTGATCTTCAACAGAAATAGAAAGAAAAAAAGTGAACTGCATAGACACACACCGCCTCGCCATGAATCCTTGAGAAGCATACCAACAACGTAAACAACACAGACACACGCAAATCTCATGAATAAGGCCATGCTCTTTTTTTTTTCCCTTTGCATTTGATGCAGCATCTGAATAGATATTTGGATGTTGCATCCCAAGATCGTTCATTCATATAGTTACTATTTGGATCTATATATAACATAAGTTCGCTGTTCGTTTATTTATTTATTTATTTTGTAATAACATTTGAATACTATTAATTAAAAAGACAAAAAAAAAGAGAATGATTTATATTATTAATAATGAGCTAATTATAATATTCCTATGAATATATTTAACTTATATTTGTAACAAAATAAGTTTAGTTTAGTTTTGGTTCGAAAATCGATTTTTGCGGTTTTGGTAGAAAAATTAGATTTTGTGGTTTTGACAAAAAATTGATTTGTCGTTTTCGGCAAGAAAAAATCAACTTTATGATTTTGGCGGAAAACTTCAGTCTTACAATATTAGCGGGAAAAATTCAGTTTACGTTGGCACGAAAATTTGATTTTGTGATTTTGGCGAAAATTCGATTTTGGTTATGGCGAAAAAATTCATTTTGTCATTTTGGCAGGAAAAGTCGATTTTGAGGTTTTGGCGAGAAAATCCGGTTTGCGGTTTTAGCGAGAAAACCCAATTTTGAAGTTTTGGCGAAAAAACTAAATTTGCTATTTTGGCAGAAAAACTCGATTTACAGCTTTGGCTAAAAAAAATCCAAAATTTTGATTTTTGCGGAAAGACCGATTTTGCAGTTTTGGTGGAAAAAAAAATCTGATTTTGTCGTTTTGGTAGAAAAAATCGATTTTACGTTTTGGAGAGAATCCAATTTTATGGTTTTGGCGTAAGAACTCAAGATTTGCTGTTTTGGCAAAAAAACAAGATTTGTGGTTTGGTGGAAAACTCGTTTTGACGATTTTGGTGAAAAATTCGAATTATCATTTTTACGAAAATCTTGATTTTGCGATTTGAGGAAAATATATGACTTACGGGTAATAGTATTATATAATAATTACAGTAACTAATTTAACTGATTATCTTTGTATTAAGGGTAATTAAGTTTTTTAGATTTTGAAATGCAAATTTTGCATCTTAACTCAATATTTTGCATCCAAAATATTTAGATTTTATAGATTATGCATCTTGATGTTGATACAATAGTATACAAAACGAACAACATCTGAATATTTTCATCTAGCTGTAGTGTGAGAATACAAAAACTATCAGAGCCTAAATCCTTGAAAAAGAACAAGAAGTAACGCAAGCCAGAAAGGGGACACTAATCGAATATCCAGATTTTTTGAGGTATTCGTGGTCCATTCCGTTTCGTCCGAATAATCAATTATCCGATTTGATCGTCTCCGCGGCTACTCGGACATTTGACATCTTGACATCCAATTTTTTTATGTTTTAACGGACATCTGATTCGTTCCGTATAAATAAAATAATGTTTTAAAACTAAAACTAAACAAAAATTCCAAAATAATATAAAATAAAAATATTTTTTTATTACAAAAAAAAATTATTTACTTTTTAAAATTCTAATGACTAATATAATTATTGTAATAAATAATATATTGTAAAATTTATATACAATATAACTTTTGTATGTAATTCTTTAAATACATGTATGTATATGCATATAACAGAGGGACCGGATATGTGTTCTTAAGAATATTAGTATTTATGGGTTGTTTTGTTCTTTTATTAGTACTTCTTTTGCTTCACTTTTTCATTCACTGACCTTAAAATCCCTTAGACTATATTTGCAAAGTGATTTTGCCACATGCTTTTTCTACAATCAATTTAACAAAACAAATATGACATGACTACTGAAATTGATGACATGTCTTATATCTTAATATGACATGGACAATTGCATTTAATGTTAATTTATATTTTTGGTAAACTTTTAAAAATATGGTAATAACTCATATATTACATTTAATGTCAATTTCTATTTTTGAAAATATTTTTAGAATATGGGAATAACTCATAAATCATCACTAAAATAAATATATTCAAATATGACATTATAAATTTCGAAATATAATTTAGTTATATATTTTTAAATTATACAATTTTATTACTAAAATTTTCAAAAATGTATACAATTTTTTTAGAAAACTATGAAAATTTAATCGTAAAATCATTATTTTCTTATATATCTACAAATTTTATAAATATTGTTTAATTTTAATTTTTGGTTATTATGCAACTTTTACAAATTTATTTAATATATTTAATTAAAATAAATAGATGGAAAAGTCTATCTAAAATTATAATTTTAAATATATACATGCATATTCTTAAATATAATTTTATGTTTAGTTAAATCAAATTTATATTAAAATATTGATACGAAAAAGAAAATTTACAATATTAATAAAATTTTATTTTAAAATATAATTTATATTTATTTATTAAAAAAAAATTTAAATTTTTTTACTGCACATGGTGCAGGAGGACACCTAGTACATATTATATTTGGAGTGATTGAAGTTAAACATTAGTTTTCCTTTCTCTACAAGGAAATACATTCCGTCTTTAGCTAATGGTAAATATCAATCAAATGACGTAGAACAAAAATTTTGTTTGATGGGAAGATTCCAGAAAAAGGCTCATGATAGCAAACTAGTTCTGTAAAAGAAAGGACATTCGTGAAGATTGTTATTCTTAGGGTAAATTTGGAGAAACCAATTAGTACATTCACTAAGTTCACCATTTTCTGCCTTCACCCTAAATTTAAAACTCATTAGTACAAAGATTGTTATTCTTAGGACGAATATCAATCAAATGATATGTAGAACAAAGATTTTGTTCGATGGGAAGATCCCCAAAAAGGCTCATCATAGCAAACTAGTTCTGTAAGAGAAAGGACATTCATGAAGATTGTTATTACTAGGACGAATTTGGAGAAACTCATTAGTACATTCACTAAGCTAATCATTTGTTGCCTTCACCCTAAATTCAATGTTTTTACTCTTAAAAGAGATAACATTCAGATCAGAAAAACTATATTATAATAGATAAGTTTTTGCTCACTCCTCAGCGTTTTATGGACTACACTTTGAAAAAATGTGAAAAAATGTCAAGTCCATGGCTCGAACCCGGGTTATTAAGATATAAACACAAACATTTATACCACTAAGCTAAATGATACTTTGTCCATTGATGGTCGAACCTAATATATATTTATGAAGGTCGAAAGCTCTTGCTTTTTCGGCTTCCTCTGAAGGTCGGGCCTACAAAAACTCATCTATTATAATATAGATTTATGAAAGTCGGAAGCTCTTGCTTCTTCGGCTTACTCTGAGGGTCGGACCTACAAGTGCGTTATGGGTTTCATTTTTAAATGAGATTCATCACGTTATATGAAAAAAGCTCAAGTTTGCAACAATTATAGTTTTCTCATATTGTAAACTGTTGTCGTTTAACATGAGTTTGAGTTTTTTTCATCACTGTCTCAAACAAGTCTGAGTTACAGAGTTGCGCCATGTGTTTGTTCGTAATATATTTTTTCACCGGTGAACTCTTCATGTCCACATCTTAAATCGCTTGNNNNNNNNNNNNNNNNNNNNNNNNNNNNNNNNNNNNNNNNNNNNNNNNNNNNNNNNNNNNNNNNNNNNNNNNNNNNNNNNNNNNNNNNNNNNNNNNNNNNCTCCGTCTTGGTCGTAGTAGTCAGAGCATAGCCTCTGGCTTCCTCGCCTCTGGGATTCCCTAAACTTCAAGAAAGACATGGAGTTAGTGGGAATCACGGTTCTCATCCTTGATGAAAAGGTAAGTTAATCTTCGATTTATAACACTTATTTAACATAATTGTTTTAATTTATTTCCTGATTCTTTGTTGAATAATATTATTTGTAGATTTCGTGAATCATAGGTTTACGCCCGTCGTACGTGCTAATCATTACATGCCATCTTTGAAAGCTGGTTACATTGTGAAAGTCGATCATTTTGAGATTTCTAGGTGCTCAAGCATGTACAAGATAACTGATCATCCATTCCTCATTCGTTCCATCTCACTAACCATTATTGATGAAGTCATCACGGGTGCTCCTGAGATCAATCTTCAGTCAAGATTAGACTGTTCGACAATCTCCAAGTGATTGCGAACACAAACCTAGAACTCCAAGGTATATTATCATATTGCATCTGGGTTTACAT
It encodes:
- the LOC106318488 gene encoding IRK-interacting protein, whose product is MLPGILLCSLNPRNHSSLCSKKKKKSDRESLDTDPKDIDYWYSVQFNRDPPRFALRSENNNHRSRSGEFCKAKKRGEMANKVSNFSDLIQRVTASCLLHPLSAGRQDLAANRRGEYDSEEEEEGEIRYEDAPENENGEEDETVRGKIRSGGSVVSVEAVQEMEMVMEQVFTAAAALKRAYVALQDAHSPWDPEKMHDADVAMVAELRRIGTLRERFRRMKGGGRRKNDGGRGLLREAVAPYEAVVKELKKEAKAKDAEIENLKEKVKAMVNGNGNGGKKHRLLSSRKVNCTTQVAVSPVPELFEMTMSQVKEASKSFTRILLSLMRAARWDIAAAVRSIEAASAASDGGMSTTASALASSVPNGHAKFALESYICRKIFQGFDHETFYMDGSLSSLINPDQYRRDCFAQFKDMKAMDPMELLGILPTCHFGKFCSKKYLSIIHNKMEESLFGDSEQREVVLAGNHPRSQFYGEFLGLAKAVWLLHLLAFSLDPSPSHFEANRGAEYHSQYMESVVRFPDGRVPAGQVVGFPVCPGFKLSHQGKGSIIKSRVYLVPRA
- the LOC106318489 gene encoding mitochondrial uncoupling protein 2; the protein is MADLNPRIEISFLETFICSAFAACFAELCTVPLDTAKVRLQLQRKIPTGDGDNLPKYRGSLGTLSTIAREEGISGLWKGVIAGLHRQCIYGGLRIGLYEPVKTFLVGSDFIGDIPLYQKILAALLTGAIAIIVANPTDLVKVRLQSEGKLPAGVPKRYAGAVDAYFTIVKMEGVSALWTGLGPNIARNAIVNAAELASYDQIKETIMKIPGFGDSVLTHLLAGLAAGFFAVCIGSPVDVVKSRMMGDSTYRNTIDCFIKTMKTEGIMAFYKGFLPNFTRLGTWNVVMFLTLEQVKKVFLREVLLD